The following proteins are encoded in a genomic region of Microbacterium sp. NC79:
- a CDS encoding dihydroorotase: MSERILISGAQIEGGTTADILIADGTIVEVGTGLTDKDARRIDADGLVALRGLVDLHTHLREPGYEASETILSGTRAAAAGGFTAVFAMPNTSPVADTAGVVEQELALGEAAGYATVQPIGAVTVGQKGERLAELGAMATSRANVRVFSDDGFCVFDPLIMRRALEYVKSFNGVIAQHAQDPRLTEGAQMNEGAVSAELGLAGWPAVAEESIIARDVLLAEHVGSRLHVCHLSTAGSVDIIRWAKKRGINVTAEVTPHHLLLTDELVRGYDARYKVNPPLRRHEDVMAVREGLADGTIDIVATDHAPHPSENKTCEWSAAANGMVGLESALRVVHASMVETGMLGWDDVARVMSSTPARIGGLAAHGTPIAAGQPAEITLYDPSVRGTFQVGDLRGRSVNSPYLGTELPGQVRFTIHHGYLTVADGDLVEVHP, encoded by the coding sequence ATGAGCGAACGGATTCTCATCTCGGGAGCACAGATTGAAGGCGGAACCACCGCTGACATCCTGATTGCAGACGGAACCATCGTTGAGGTGGGAACCGGGCTGACCGATAAAGATGCGCGTCGCATTGACGCGGATGGCCTGGTTGCTCTCCGCGGTCTCGTCGACCTGCACACGCACTTGCGTGAGCCCGGCTACGAGGCCTCTGAAACGATCCTCTCCGGAACCCGTGCCGCTGCGGCCGGCGGGTTCACCGCCGTGTTCGCGATGCCGAACACATCGCCCGTTGCGGACACTGCCGGTGTCGTGGAGCAGGAGCTCGCACTCGGTGAGGCCGCTGGCTACGCCACGGTACAGCCGATTGGCGCTGTCACTGTGGGGCAGAAGGGCGAGCGCCTCGCCGAACTCGGCGCGATGGCGACCTCGCGGGCCAACGTGCGCGTTTTTAGCGACGACGGCTTCTGCGTGTTCGACCCGCTGATCATGCGCCGCGCACTTGAGTACGTGAAGAGCTTTAACGGTGTCATCGCGCAGCACGCGCAAGACCCACGTCTCACCGAAGGCGCCCAGATGAACGAGGGAGCCGTATCGGCAGAACTCGGACTCGCTGGCTGGCCAGCGGTCGCCGAAGAGTCGATCATCGCTCGCGATGTGCTGCTTGCTGAGCACGTTGGCTCACGCCTGCACGTGTGCCACCTGTCGACTGCTGGTTCCGTCGACATCATCAGGTGGGCGAAGAAGCGTGGCATCAATGTCACCGCCGAGGTCACGCCTCACCACCTGCTCCTCACCGACGAACTGGTTCGTGGATATGACGCCCGCTACAAGGTGAACCCACCGTTGCGACGTCACGAAGACGTCATGGCTGTGCGCGAGGGCCTGGCAGACGGAACCATCGACATTGTGGCTACGGATCACGCGCCGCACCCGTCCGAGAACAAGACGTGCGAATGGTCGGCCGCAGCTAACGGCATGGTCGGCTTGGAGAGCGCCCTGCGCGTTGTGCACGCCTCAATGGTGGAAACCGGCATGCTCGGGTGGGATGATGTCGCACGCGTGATGTCTTCGACTCCTGCTCGTATCGGCGGTCTTGCCGCACACGGCACGCCGATCGCGGCAGGTCAACCCGCCGAGATCACGCTGTACGACCCCTCGGTTCGTGGCACGTTCCAGGTCGGCGACCTTCGTGGTCGGAGTGTGAACTCGCCCTACCTGGGAACGGAACTGCCAGGGCAGGTACGCTTCACGATTCACCACGGGTACCTCACGGTTGCCGACGGCGACCTCGTCGAGGTTCACCCGTGA
- a CDS encoding aspartate carbamoyltransferase catalytic subunit → MRHLLDTQFLSKDDALRILDVAEDMVDTQTREIRKLPTLRGKTVVNLFFEDSTRTRISFEAAAKRLSADVINFAAKGSSVSKGESLQDTAQTLQAMGADAVVIRHGSSGAPRTLATSGWISAGVVNAGDGTHEHPTQALLDAFTIRKRLHASASRGKDLSGAKVTIVGDILHSRVARSNVWLLKTLGAEVTLVAPPTLVPQDVRSWPVTVEYSLDAAIAAAPDALMMLRIQLERMNAAYFPTEREYSRLWGLDPERLNALPEGTMVLHPGPMNRGLEISSAAADSERSTVLEQVANGVAVRMAVLYLLLAGERTNEEREEDR, encoded by the coding sequence ATGAGGCACCTCCTCGATACGCAGTTCCTCTCGAAGGATGACGCTCTGCGCATCCTCGATGTCGCCGAAGACATGGTCGACACGCAGACGCGCGAAATCAGGAAGCTGCCGACGCTGCGCGGCAAGACCGTTGTCAACCTTTTCTTTGAGGATTCAACGCGCACACGCATTTCCTTCGAAGCCGCAGCGAAGCGCCTCTCAGCAGACGTCATCAACTTTGCGGCGAAGGGGTCAAGCGTTTCCAAGGGCGAAAGCCTGCAAGACACTGCGCAGACGCTGCAGGCCATGGGAGCGGATGCCGTCGTGATCAGGCACGGGTCCTCAGGCGCGCCGCGCACCCTCGCGACGAGCGGATGGATCTCTGCCGGTGTCGTGAACGCCGGAGATGGCACACACGAGCACCCTACCCAGGCGCTGCTTGATGCCTTCACGATTCGCAAGCGCCTGCACGCAAGCGCGAGCCGCGGCAAGGATCTTTCCGGAGCCAAGGTCACTATCGTCGGTGACATCCTGCATTCGCGCGTAGCCAGGTCAAACGTGTGGCTACTGAAAACCCTGGGCGCCGAAGTGACGCTTGTCGCTCCGCCGACCCTGGTTCCGCAGGACGTGCGCTCGTGGCCGGTCACTGTCGAGTATTCGTTGGACGCCGCGATTGCCGCCGCGCCCGACGCCCTCATGATGCTCCGAATCCAGTTGGAGCGCATGAATGCCGCGTATTTCCCGACTGAGCGGGAATATTCCCGCCTGTGGGGCCTGGATCCTGAGCGTTTGAACGCTCTGCCAGAGGGTACGATGGTTTTGCACCCCGGCCCTATGAACCGCGGTTTGGAAATTTCATCCGCCGCTGCTGATTCTGAGCGCTCGACGGTGCTCGAACAGGTCGCGAACGGCGTTGCCGTGCGCATGGCTGTGCTGTATCTCCTTCTTGCTGGGGAGCGTACGAACGAAGAACGAGAGGAAGACCGATGA
- the pyrR gene encoding bifunctional pyr operon transcriptional regulator/uracil phosphoribosyltransferase PyrR, with protein sequence MSTRTVLQEADITRALTRIAHEIIESNKGTDSLVLLGIPTRGVNLAERIGTLISAISGEAIPTGSLDVTMFRDDLARQPVRSPGPTHIPDGGIDGKTVVLVDDVLFSGRSIRAALDALGNVGRPQVVRLAALIDRGHRELPIRPDFVGKNLPSARDERVHVRLTETDGVDEVTIES encoded by the coding sequence ATGAGCACGCGCACAGTGCTTCAGGAAGCCGATATCACACGGGCTCTCACCCGTATCGCACACGAAATCATTGAGTCCAATAAGGGCACTGATTCCCTCGTTCTGTTGGGAATCCCCACACGCGGCGTCAATCTCGCCGAGCGCATCGGAACTCTGATTTCTGCCATCTCAGGCGAGGCGATCCCCACCGGATCCCTCGATGTCACGATGTTTCGTGATGACCTCGCTCGCCAGCCGGTGCGCAGCCCCGGCCCCACGCACATCCCGGACGGCGGCATCGACGGTAAGACCGTCGTTCTCGTCGATGACGTGCTGTTCTCCGGGCGCTCCATTCGTGCGGCGCTTGACGCGCTCGGCAATGTGGGCCGCCCGCAGGTGGTTCGCCTCGCCGCGCTCATTGACCGTGGCCACCGCGAGCTACCGATTCGGCCCGACTTCGTTGGTAAGAACCTGCCAAGCGCCCGCGATGAGCGCGTGCACGTGCGCCTGACGGAGACAGATGGCGTTGACGAGGTGACGATCGAATCATGA
- a CDS encoding Rieske 2Fe-2S domain-containing protein: MRITGLGHAGMFIETAGGNILADPWVKPAFFGSWFPFPDNRGLDWEKYGREADFLYISHRHRDHFDPWLLETYVSKDIEVLLPDYPTDDLEQDIRALGFNNITYTQAGEIIERGPLRLMVTPLRAPSDGPIGDSSLSVDDGTASILNQNDSHPLDLDALMSFGKVDAYFTQFSGAIWWPMVYDLPNEAKENFAHLKREAQHKRAMFYIEKVDAPHVFPMAGPPMFLRDDLIDNNGLGRNGSVGIFTDQVEFISRMKEEAPQYDGHVFFPGTVIELNGSDITVEQTFFSQEEIDRIFADKWAYLEEQRASRQQEIADEIASRAEVLVPAEMMAALKEWWEPLMRRARIMRNGVGGPVRYTIGELDMVVDFPKAKIREYAGEDCEFWFRIPADLVSTNIRDHEIDWSNSIFLSMQFQTTRQGKFNEFIYTFMKCLSRDRIEYTENWYSEQTDQTEDAEVGDWVVQRRCPHLRADLTKTGKIDEDGVLTCSLHDWKWDLNTGKCLTTQGHPIRASKIGDDVTHAALAPANV, encoded by the coding sequence ATGCGGATCACTGGTCTCGGCCACGCTGGCATGTTCATCGAAACCGCGGGCGGTAACATCCTTGCTGACCCGTGGGTAAAGCCCGCGTTCTTTGGGTCTTGGTTCCCATTCCCTGACAACCGTGGCCTCGATTGGGAGAAGTACGGGCGCGAAGCTGACTTCCTCTACATCAGTCACCGCCACCGTGATCACTTCGACCCGTGGCTGCTCGAGACGTATGTCTCCAAAGACATCGAGGTTCTCCTCCCGGATTACCCGACAGACGACCTCGAGCAAGACATTCGAGCGCTCGGGTTCAACAACATCACCTACACCCAGGCAGGCGAGATCATCGAACGGGGCCCACTGCGCCTCATGGTCACGCCACTGCGCGCTCCCTCGGACGGCCCGATTGGTGACTCGTCGCTGTCTGTCGACGATGGCACCGCATCGATTCTGAACCAGAACGACTCGCACCCGCTCGACCTCGATGCGCTGATGTCTTTCGGTAAGGTCGACGCCTACTTCACCCAGTTCTCCGGCGCCATTTGGTGGCCGATGGTCTACGACCTGCCCAACGAAGCGAAGGAAAACTTCGCGCACCTCAAGCGCGAAGCCCAGCACAAGCGCGCCATGTTCTACATCGAAAAGGTTGACGCTCCGCACGTCTTCCCGATGGCAGGTCCGCCGATGTTCCTGCGTGATGACCTCATCGATAACAACGGCCTCGGCCGCAATGGGTCCGTCGGCATTTTCACCGACCAGGTGGAGTTCATCTCACGGATGAAGGAAGAAGCGCCACAGTACGACGGCCACGTCTTCTTCCCCGGTACCGTTATCGAGCTGAACGGCTCAGACATTACGGTCGAGCAGACGTTCTTCTCGCAAGAGGAGATTGATCGGATCTTCGCCGACAAGTGGGCATACCTCGAAGAGCAGCGCGCTTCTCGTCAGCAGGAGATCGCCGACGAAATCGCTTCCCGCGCTGAGGTGCTGGTGCCCGCCGAGATGATGGCGGCGTTGAAGGAGTGGTGGGAACCACTCATGCGTCGTGCGCGCATCATGCGCAACGGCGTTGGTGGTCCGGTTCGCTACACGATTGGCGAGCTCGACATGGTCGTGGACTTCCCGAAGGCGAAGATTCGCGAGTATGCGGGGGAGGACTGCGAGTTCTGGTTCCGCATTCCCGCCGACCTGGTCTCCACAAACATCCGTGATCATGAAATCGACTGGTCCAACTCGATCTTCCTGTCGATGCAATTCCAGACCACGCGTCAGGGTAAGTTCAATGAGTTCATCTACACGTTCATGAAGTGCCTGTCGCGTGATCGCATCGAGTACACCGAAAACTGGTACTCCGAGCAGACCGACCAGACCGAAGACGCTGAAGTGGGCGACTGGGTCGTGCAGCGTCGTTGCCCGCACCTGCGTGCCGACCTCACCAAGACGGGCAAGATCGATGAAGACGGCGTGCTGACCTGCTCACTGCACGACTGGAAGTGGGATCTGAACACCGGTAAGTGCCTGACGACCCAGGGTCACCCGATTCGCGCGAGCAAGATCGGTGACGACGTCACTCACGCCGCACTCGCACCGGCGAACGTCTAA
- the nusB gene encoding transcription antitermination factor NusB — protein sequence MSARTKARKRALDILYSADVRGEGIDVTLAAEATRAAAEPARAASWLYAREIVDGVIDHQSEIDEQIATHSRDWKIERMPVVDRALLRIGVWEILFNESIPTAVAIDEAVELAKEYSSDEAGPFVHGVLARIARSS from the coding sequence TTGAGCGCTCGTACGAAGGCGCGCAAACGCGCGCTCGATATTCTGTACTCGGCTGACGTTCGCGGCGAAGGCATCGACGTCACGTTGGCCGCTGAAGCCACTCGTGCTGCCGCCGAACCCGCTCGTGCGGCATCGTGGCTCTACGCTCGCGAAATCGTTGATGGCGTCATCGATCACCAGAGCGAAATCGACGAACAGATCGCGACGCATAGCCGCGACTGGAAGATCGAGCGCATGCCGGTTGTCGATCGTGCACTGCTGCGTATTGGTGTGTGGGAAATCCTTTTCAACGAGAGCATCCCCACCGCCGTTGCGATTGACGAAGCCGTCGAACTCGCCAAGGAGTACTCGTCTGACGAGGCCGGGCCTTTTGTGCACGGAGTCCTTGCACGCATCGCTCGCTCTTCGTAA
- the efp gene encoding elongation factor P, translating into MASTADIKNGVVLSIDGQLWSVVEFQHVKPGKGGAFVRTKLKNVVSGKTVDRTYNAGAKIDIENVDRRDFQYLYNDGEGFVFMDVADYDQITVPAATVGDAANFMLENQMVTIALNNGTPLYLDLPASVILEVTYTEPGLQGDRSSAGTKPAKLETGYEIQVPLFLETGTKIKVDTRTGEYLGREK; encoded by the coding sequence ATGGCATCGACCGCAGACATCAAAAACGGTGTCGTCCTTTCGATCGACGGACAGCTCTGGAGCGTTGTTGAGTTCCAGCACGTGAAGCCCGGTAAGGGTGGCGCGTTTGTTCGTACGAAGCTGAAGAACGTCGTTTCAGGCAAGACCGTTGACCGCACCTACAACGCGGGCGCGAAGATTGACATCGAGAACGTCGATCGTCGTGACTTCCAGTATCTGTACAACGACGGTGAAGGCTTCGTCTTCATGGACGTTGCTGACTATGACCAGATCACGGTTCCGGCAGCGACTGTTGGCGACGCCGCGAACTTCATGCTCGAGAACCAGATGGTGACGATCGCGTTGAACAACGGCACGCCGCTGTACCTCGATCTTCCTGCATCGGTCATCCTCGAAGTCACCTACACCGAGCCTGGCCTGCAGGGCGACCGCTCGTCGGCTGGCACTAAGCCCGCAAAGCTGGAGACCGGTTACGAGATTCAGGTTCCGCTGTTCCTCGAGACGGGCACCAAGATCAAGGTCGATACGCGTACCGGCGAATACCTGGGTCGCGAAAAGTAA
- the aroQ gene encoding type II 3-dehydroquinate dehydratase, whose product MSAGTILLVNGPNLNLLGVREPEVYGTTTLADVETLVREVAAEAGFEVRAVQSNHEGVLIDAIHDARTSCQGIVINPGGLTHTSVVLRDALTGVALPFAEVHISDVYQREAFRHHSFLTDVAAVHVVGEGVAGYARATRELIAKITPR is encoded by the coding sequence ATGAGTGCCGGAACCATTCTCCTCGTCAACGGTCCGAACCTAAACCTGCTCGGAGTGCGGGAGCCGGAGGTTTACGGAACCACAACACTGGCTGACGTTGAAACGCTGGTTCGCGAGGTGGCTGCTGAAGCTGGTTTCGAGGTGCGTGCGGTGCAAAGCAACCACGAGGGCGTGCTGATCGACGCGATTCACGATGCCCGCACGAGTTGCCAAGGCATCGTCATCAACCCAGGCGGACTCACGCACACCTCGGTTGTGCTGCGTGACGCGTTGACAGGCGTCGCCCTTCCCTTCGCAGAAGTGCACATTTCCGATGTGTATCAGCGCGAGGCGTTTCGGCATCACTCTTTTCTCACTGACGTCGCCGCCGTGCACGTCGTGGGGGAGGGCGTGGCGGGTTACGCGCGCGCCACGCGCGAGTTGATCGCGAAGATCACGCCGCGCTAG
- the aroB gene encoding 3-dehydroquinate synthase, with protein MSEITTISVAGTPGYDITVGNGVISQLSDALPAGAKKVLIVHTATVGAEAEKLRVQLSADREVLLAEIPDAETGKRIEVAAFCWQILGQSDFTRSDAIIGFGGGATTDVAGFVAATWLRGIAVVQVPTTVLGMVDAAVGGKTGLNTNEGKNLVGAFWEPTAVICDLNYLATLSQNEVTAGYAEVIKAGFIAYPEILDIIEADPQVATDVTSAPFRRTIELAIQMKAEIVGEDFREAGKREFLNYGHTLGHAIEHSERYKWRHGAAISIGMMYAAELSRLAGRLSDEAVDRHRSIFDSLGLPTTYRGGAWNALLSTMQRDKKSRGGMLRFIVLDEIGRPAVMQAPDESLLFAAYQEIAE; from the coding sequence ATGAGTGAGATCACCACGATCTCGGTAGCGGGTACCCCCGGGTATGACATTACGGTTGGCAACGGCGTCATTTCCCAGCTGAGCGACGCGCTGCCTGCCGGCGCCAAGAAGGTCCTCATCGTCCACACCGCGACGGTCGGTGCTGAGGCAGAAAAGCTACGCGTGCAGCTGTCCGCAGACCGCGAAGTACTGCTTGCCGAAATTCCCGACGCTGAAACAGGCAAGCGCATTGAGGTCGCGGCATTCTGCTGGCAGATTCTCGGCCAGAGCGACTTCACGCGTTCCGATGCGATCATCGGATTCGGTGGCGGCGCGACGACAGACGTTGCTGGATTTGTCGCGGCGACGTGGTTGCGCGGTATCGCCGTCGTCCAGGTTCCGACCACTGTGCTCGGCATGGTCGATGCAGCCGTTGGCGGCAAGACGGGGCTAAACACGAACGAGGGTAAGAACCTTGTCGGTGCGTTCTGGGAGCCCACCGCCGTCATTTGCGACCTCAACTACCTCGCCACGCTGTCGCAGAACGAAGTGACGGCCGGGTACGCCGAGGTCATCAAGGCCGGCTTTATTGCCTACCCCGAGATCCTCGACATCATCGAGGCCGACCCTCAGGTCGCGACCGATGTCACCTCAGCGCCCTTCCGCCGCACGATCGAACTCGCGATTCAGATGAAGGCCGAAATTGTCGGCGAAGACTTCCGCGAGGCTGGTAAGCGTGAGTTCTTGAACTACGGGCACACCCTCGGCCACGCCATCGAGCACTCTGAACGCTACAAGTGGCGTCACGGTGCCGCGATCTCGATCGGCATGATGTATGCCGCCGAGCTCTCGCGTCTTGCCGGCCGCTTGAGCGATGAGGCGGTCGACCGTCACCGTTCGATTTTCGACTCGCTCGGCCTTCCCACCACCTACCGTGGTGGCGCATGGAATGCTCTGCTTTCCACGATGCAGCGCGATAAGAAGTCCCGCGGCGGCATGCTGCGATTCATCGTGCTTGATGAAATTGGCCGGCCCGCTGTCATGCAGGCACCTGACGAGTCGCTACTGTTTGCCGCGTACCAGGAGATCGCCGAGTAA
- a CDS encoding shikimate kinase, with amino-acid sequence MTARAIVLIGPMGVGKSSIGRKLAKALSRTFTDTDSVIARENGPIPTIFAEHGETYFRERERDVVARAVAEGGVVALGGGAPLNRQTQRLLREHSVILLDVSETVIAGRIGQGEGRPLLADSDPVEKWKRLRAERWPVYESLADVTFDTSRGHIAHIVSAIAEWVQEEER; translated from the coding sequence ATGACCGCCAGAGCAATCGTTCTGATCGGCCCCATGGGCGTCGGAAAGTCCAGCATTGGCCGCAAACTCGCCAAGGCGCTTTCACGCACGTTCACCGATACCGACAGCGTGATTGCGCGTGAAAACGGGCCGATTCCGACGATCTTTGCCGAACACGGCGAGACCTATTTTCGCGAGCGTGAGCGCGATGTCGTGGCACGAGCTGTCGCAGAAGGCGGTGTTGTCGCCCTGGGCGGCGGTGCACCGCTGAACCGGCAGACCCAGCGCCTCTTGCGCGAGCACTCCGTCATTCTGCTCGACGTGTCCGAGACCGTGATCGCCGGGCGTATTGGCCAGGGTGAGGGACGCCCGTTGCTTGCCGACAGCGATCCGGTGGAGAAGTGGAAGCGCCTGCGCGCTGAGCGCTGGCCGGTGTACGAGTCTTTGGCCGATGTGACGTTTGACACGTCACGCGGCCACATTGCACATATTGTTTCGGCGATTGCCGAATGGGTTCAGGAGGAAGAACGATGA
- the aroC gene encoding chorismate synthase, whose product MLRVLTAGESHGPELIAIMEGLPSGVPIAMDTIRADLARRKLGYGRGSRMKFEEDELTISSGVRHGSSLGSPIAIRIGNTEWPKWREVMSAEPVETTELSRGRGAALTRPRPGHADLVGMQKYDFDEARPILERASARETAARVALGAIARSFLSELGIRLVSHTLSMGPVRVPDTMPLPTADDVDALDADLLRCFDPATSEAMVAEVDDARKSGDTVGGIVEVLAYGLPPGLGSHVQWDRRLDAKLAQALMSIQAIKAVEVGDGFETTRRRGSAAHDELHLSDGTITRSSDRAGGIEGGMSTGTLLRVRAGMKPIATVPHALRTIDVATGEEATAHHQRSDISAVPAAGVVAEAMVAITLVDVILEKFGGDSLGETQRNIQSYLAHIPETLKTADASDASLV is encoded by the coding sequence ATGCTTCGTGTTCTGACCGCAGGTGAATCTCACGGCCCCGAGCTCATTGCCATCATGGAGGGCCTCCCGTCTGGCGTTCCTATTGCGATGGACACGATCAGGGCAGACCTCGCCCGTCGCAAGCTTGGCTATGGCCGCGGCTCGCGGATGAAGTTTGAAGAGGACGAACTCACGATCTCCAGTGGCGTGCGTCACGGTTCCAGCCTTGGCAGCCCGATTGCGATTCGCATCGGTAACACCGAATGGCCCAAGTGGCGCGAAGTGATGAGCGCTGAACCTGTCGAAACGACTGAGCTGTCGCGAGGACGTGGCGCGGCCCTTACGCGTCCGCGTCCGGGGCACGCAGACCTCGTCGGCATGCAGAAGTATGACTTTGATGAGGCGCGTCCCATCCTTGAGCGTGCCAGCGCCCGCGAAACGGCCGCCCGCGTCGCTCTCGGTGCCATCGCACGCTCCTTCCTGAGCGAACTCGGCATTCGCCTCGTCAGCCACACGCTGTCGATGGGCCCGGTGCGCGTGCCAGACACCATGCCGTTGCCGACCGCAGACGACGTCGACGCGCTGGACGCTGACCTGTTGCGTTGCTTTGACCCCGCCACGAGCGAGGCGATGGTCGCCGAGGTTGATGACGCCCGTAAGTCAGGCGACACGGTCGGCGGTATCGTCGAGGTGCTCGCCTACGGGTTGCCGCCTGGGCTCGGCTCACACGTACAGTGGGATCGCCGTCTCGACGCGAAGCTTGCGCAAGCGCTCATGAGCATCCAGGCCATCAAGGCGGTCGAGGTTGGTGACGGCTTCGAAACCACCCGCCGCCGTGGTTCCGCAGCACACGACGAACTGCACCTGTCTGACGGAACCATCACGCGCTCTTCTGACCGCGCAGGCGGTATCGAAGGTGGCATGTCGACAGGCACGCTGCTGCGCGTTCGTGCTGGCATGAAGCCGATTGCGACAGTGCCGCACGCGCTACGCACCATTGACGTGGCGACGGGTGAAGAAGCCACGGCGCATCACCAGCGTTCCGACATCAGCGCGGTTCCTGCTGCCGGTGTCGTTGCCGAAGCGATGGTCGCGATCACGCTCGTCGACGTCATCCTGGAGAAGTTCGGTGGCGATTCGCTGGGGGAGACCCAGCGCAATATCCAGAGCTACCTTGCGCACATTCCAGAGACGCTCAAGACGGCAGACGCGAGCGACGCGTCATTGGTATGA